A portion of the Camelus ferus isolate YT-003-E chromosome 16, BCGSAC_Cfer_1.0, whole genome shotgun sequence genome contains these proteins:
- the ACSF2 gene encoding medium-chain acyl-CoA ligase ACSF2, mitochondrial isoform X2: protein MAVYIGMLRLGRLCAGSPGVLGARVGLSRVWQEAKLWGVRPLSSREVARTAPLPVGGLSFVQGHTEVRLINKTVGQCLDAAAQRVPDQEALVVLHENMRLTFAQLKQQVDKAASGLLSIGLCKGDRLGMWGPNSYAWVLMQLATAQVSVNPAYQAMELEYALKKVGCKALVFPKQFKTQQYYNILKQICPEVEKAQPGALKSQRLPDLSTVISLDAPLPGTLLLDEVVAAGDQEQHLARLRHTQQFLSCHDPINIQFTSGTTGSPKGATLSHYNIVNNSNMIGERLRLHQKAPDESRVVLPNPLYHCLGSVGGTMVSLMHGVTLVLSSPVFDGKKALEAISRERGSFLYGTPTMFVDILNQPDFSSYDISAMCGGVIAGSPAPPELIRAIINKLNMKDLVVAYGTTENSPVTFMNFTEDTVEQKAESVGRIMPHTEAQIVNMKTGSLAELNTPGELCIRGYCVMMGYWGEPRKTDEAIGQDKWYRTGDIATMDEQGFCKIVGRSKDMIIRGGENIYPAELEDFFHTHPQVQEVQVVGVKDDRMGEEICACIRLKKGEETTAEEIKAFCKGKISHFKIPRYIVFVTDYPLTVSGKIQKFKLREQMEQHLNL, encoded by the exons TTCCAGAGAGGTGGCTCGCACCGCCCCCCTGCCCGTCGGAGGCCTCAGCTTCGTCCAGGGCCACACCGAAGTGCGTCTTATTAACAAGACTGTGGGGCAGTGCCTGGATGCCgcagcacagagggtcccagaCCAAGAGGCCCTGGTTGTCCTCCACGAAAACATGAGGTTGACCTTTGCCCAACTCAAGCAGCAG GTGGACAAAGCTGCTTCTGGGCTCCTGAGTATCGGCCTCTGCAAGGGTGACCGGCTGGGCATGTGGGGACCCAACTCCTACGCATGGGTACTCATGCAGCTAGCCACGGCCCAG GTGTCTGTGAACCCAGCCTACCAAGCTATGGAACTAGAGTACGCCCTCAAGAAG GTGGGCTGCAAAGCCCTCGTGTTCCCCAAGCAATTCAAGACCCAGCAATACTACAACATCCTGAAGCAGATCTGTCCAGAGGTGGAGAAGGCCCAGCCAGGGGCCTTGAAGAGTCAGAG gctcccagaTCTGAGCACAGTCATCTCGTTGGACGCCCCTCTGCCTGGGACGCTGCTCCTGGATGAGGTGGTGGCAGCTGGCGATCAAGAACAGCATCTGGCCCGGCTCCGGCACACACAGCAGTTCCTGTCCTGCCATGACCCCATCAACATCCAGTTCACCTCG GGGACAACCGGCAGCCCAAAGGGGGCCACGCTTTCCCACTACAACATTGTCAACAACTCCAACATGATAGGGGAGCGCCTGAGGCTGCACCAGAAG GCACCAGACGAGTCGCGGGTGGTCCTGCCCAACCCATTGTACCACTGCCTGGGTTCCGTAGGGGGCACAATGGTGAGCTTGATGCACGGGGTCACCCTCGTCCTGTCCTCTCCGGTCTTTGATGGCAAGAAGGCGCTGGAGGCCATCAGCAGAGAGAG AGGCTCCTTCCTGTATGGCACCCCCACAATGTTCGTGGACATTCTGAACCAACCAGACTTCTCCAGTTATGACATCTCAGCCATGTGTGGAG GTGTGATCGCGGGGTCCCCTGCACCCCCAGAGCTGATCCGAGCCATCATCAACAAGCTGAACATGAAGGATCTGGTG GTGGCTTATGGAACAACAGAGAACAGTCCTGTGACCTTTATGAACTTCACCGAGGACACTGTGGAGCAGAAGGCAGAAAGTGTGGGCAGAATTATGCCTCACACAGAG GCCCAGATTGTAAACATGAAGACGGGATCACTGGCAGAGCTGAACACGCCTGGAGAGCTGTGCATCCGAGGGTACTGCGTCATGATGGGCTACTGGGGTGAGCCGCGGAAGACCGACGAGGCAATCGGACAGGACAAGTGGTATCGGACAGG AGACATCGCCACGATGGACGAGCAGGGCTTCTGCAAGATTGTGGGGCGCTCCAAGGATATGATCATCCGGGGCGGTGAGAACATCTACCCGGCCGAGCTcgaggacttctttcacacacatccACAGGTGCAGGAAGTGCAG GTGGTGGGAGTGAAGGATGACCGGATGGGGGAGGAAATCTGTGCCTGCATTCGGCTCAAGAAAGGGGAGGAGACTACAGCGGAGGAGATCAAGGCTTTCTGCAAAGGGAAG ATCTCCCACTTCAAGATTCCCCGATACATCGTGTTTGTCACAGACTACCCCCTCACTGTCTCAGGAAAG aTCCAGAAATTCAAACTTCGAGAGCAGATGGAACAACATCTAAACCTGTGA
- the CHAD gene encoding chondroadherin → MARPMLLLSLGLLAGLLPALAACPQNCHCHGDLQHVICDKVGLHKIPKVSEKTKLLNLQRNNFPVLAANSFRAMPNLVSLHLQHCQIREVAAGAFRGLKQLIYLYLSHNDIRVLRAGAFDDLTELTYLYLDHNKVTELPRGLLSPLVNLFILQLNNNKIRELRAGAFQGAKDLRWLYLSENALSSLQPGALDDVENLAKFYLDKNQLSSYPSAALNKLRVVEELKLSHNPLKSIPDNAFQSFGRYLETLWLDNTNLEKFSDGAFLGVTTLKHVHLENNRLNQLPSNFPFDSLETLTLTNNPWKCTCQLRGLRRWLEAKTSRPDATCASPTKFRGQHIRDTDAFRSCKFPTKRSKKAGRH, encoded by the exons ATGGCCCGCCCGATGCTCTTGCTCAGCCTCGGCCTCCTGGCCGGCCTGCTGCCGGCGCTGGCCGCCTGCCCCCAGAACTGCCACTGCCACGGCGACCTGCAGCACGTCATCTGCGACAAGGTGGGGCTGCATAAGATCCCCAAGGTGTCAGAGAAGACCAAGCTGCTCAACCTACAGCGCAACAACTTCCCAGTGCTGGCTGCCAACTCGTTTCGGGCCATGCCGAACCTCGTGTCGCTGCACCTGCAGCACTGCCAGATCCGCGAGGTGGCCGCCGGCGCTTTCCGCGGCCTCAAGCAGCTCATCTACCTGTACCTGTCCCACAACGACATCCGCGTGCTGCGCGCCGGCGCCTTCGATGACCTGACGGAGCTCACCTACCTCTACCTGGACCACAACAAGGTGACAGAACTGCCCCGGGGGCTGCTCTCCCCGCTGGTCAACCTCTTCATCTTGCAGCTCAATAACAACAAGATCCGCGAGCTGCGCGCAGGCGCCTTCCAGGGTGCCAAAGACCTGCGCTGGCTCTATCTGTCCGAAAACGCACTCAGCTCCCTGCAGCCTGGCGCTCTGGACGACGTGGAGAACCTCGCCAAGTTCTACCTGGACAAGAACCAGCTGTCCAGCTACCCCTCGGCTGCTCTAAACAAGCTGCGGGTGGTGGAGGAGCTGAAGCTGTCCCACAACCCCCTGAAAAGCATTCCAGACAATGCCTTCCAGTCTTTCGGCAGATACCTGGAGACCCTCTGGCTGGACAACACCAACCTGGAGAAG TTCTCTGACGGTGCCTTCCTGGGTGTGACCACGCTGAAACATGTCCATTTGGAGAACAACCGCCTGAACCAGCTGCCCTCCAACTTCCCCTTTGACAGCCTGGAGACCCTCACCCTCACCAACAACCCCTGGAAGTGTACCTGCCAGCTCCGGGGCCTTCGGAG GTGGCTGGAAGCCAAGACCTCCCGCCCTGATGCCACTTGCGCATCGCCCACCAAGTTCAGGGGCCAGCACATCCGTGACACAGACGCCTTCCGCAGCTGCAAGTTCCCCACTAAGAGGTCCAAGAAAGCCGGCCGCCATTAA
- the ACSF2 gene encoding medium-chain acyl-CoA ligase ACSF2, mitochondrial isoform X3: MAVYIGMLRLGRLCAGSPGVLGARVGLSRVWQEAKLWGVRPLSSREVARTAPLPVGGLSFVQGHTEVRLINKTVGQCLDAAAQRVPDQEALVVLHENMRLTFAQLKQQVDKAASGLLSIGLCKGDRLGMWGPNSYAWVLMQLATAQAGIILVSVNPAYQAMELEYALKKVGCKALVFPKQFKTQQYYNILKQICPEVEKAQPGALKSQRLPDLSTVISLDAPLPGTLLLDEVVAAGDQEQHLARLRHTQQFLSCHDPINIQFTSGTTGSPKGATLSHYNIVNNSNMIGERLRLHQKAPDESRVVLPNPLYHCLGSVGGTMVSLMHGVTLVLSSPVFDGKKALEAISRERGSFLYGTPTMFVDILNQPDFSSYDISAMCGGVIAGSPAPPELIRAIINKLNMKDLVVAYGTTENSPVTFMNFTEDTVEQKAESVGRIMPHTEAQIVNMKTGSLAELNTPGELCIRGYCVMMGYWGEPRKTDEAIGQDKWYRTGLYSRECLIHAVSPRV, encoded by the exons TTCCAGAGAGGTGGCTCGCACCGCCCCCCTGCCCGTCGGAGGCCTCAGCTTCGTCCAGGGCCACACCGAAGTGCGTCTTATTAACAAGACTGTGGGGCAGTGCCTGGATGCCgcagcacagagggtcccagaCCAAGAGGCCCTGGTTGTCCTCCACGAAAACATGAGGTTGACCTTTGCCCAACTCAAGCAGCAG GTGGACAAAGCTGCTTCTGGGCTCCTGAGTATCGGCCTCTGCAAGGGTGACCGGCTGGGCATGTGGGGACCCAACTCCTACGCATGGGTACTCATGCAGCTAGCCACGGCCCAGGCAGGCATCATTCTG GTGTCTGTGAACCCAGCCTACCAAGCTATGGAACTAGAGTACGCCCTCAAGAAG GTGGGCTGCAAAGCCCTCGTGTTCCCCAAGCAATTCAAGACCCAGCAATACTACAACATCCTGAAGCAGATCTGTCCAGAGGTGGAGAAGGCCCAGCCAGGGGCCTTGAAGAGTCAGAG gctcccagaTCTGAGCACAGTCATCTCGTTGGACGCCCCTCTGCCTGGGACGCTGCTCCTGGATGAGGTGGTGGCAGCTGGCGATCAAGAACAGCATCTGGCCCGGCTCCGGCACACACAGCAGTTCCTGTCCTGCCATGACCCCATCAACATCCAGTTCACCTCG GGGACAACCGGCAGCCCAAAGGGGGCCACGCTTTCCCACTACAACATTGTCAACAACTCCAACATGATAGGGGAGCGCCTGAGGCTGCACCAGAAG GCACCAGACGAGTCGCGGGTGGTCCTGCCCAACCCATTGTACCACTGCCTGGGTTCCGTAGGGGGCACAATGGTGAGCTTGATGCACGGGGTCACCCTCGTCCTGTCCTCTCCGGTCTTTGATGGCAAGAAGGCGCTGGAGGCCATCAGCAGAGAGAG AGGCTCCTTCCTGTATGGCACCCCCACAATGTTCGTGGACATTCTGAACCAACCAGACTTCTCCAGTTATGACATCTCAGCCATGTGTGGAG GTGTGATCGCGGGGTCCCCTGCACCCCCAGAGCTGATCCGAGCCATCATCAACAAGCTGAACATGAAGGATCTGGTG GTGGCTTATGGAACAACAGAGAACAGTCCTGTGACCTTTATGAACTTCACCGAGGACACTGTGGAGCAGAAGGCAGAAAGTGTGGGCAGAATTATGCCTCACACAGAG GCCCAGATTGTAAACATGAAGACGGGATCACTGGCAGAGCTGAACACGCCTGGAGAGCTGTGCATCCGAGGGTACTGCGTCATGATGGGCTACTGGGGTGAGCCGCGGAAGACCGACGAGGCAATCGGACAGGACAAGTGGTATCGGACAGG ACTGTACAGCAGGGAATGTCTCATTCACGCTGTGTCCCCCAGAGTCTAG
- the ACSF2 gene encoding medium-chain acyl-CoA ligase ACSF2, mitochondrial isoform X5 — MRLTFAQLKQQVDKAASGLLSIGLCKGDRLGMWGPNSYAWVLMQLATAQAGIILVSVNPAYQAMELEYALKKVGCKALVFPKQFKTQQYYNILKQICPEVEKAQPGALKSQRLPDLSTVISLDAPLPGTLLLDEVVAAGDQEQHLARLRHTQQFLSCHDPINIQFTSGTTGSPKGATLSHYNIVNNSNMIGERLRLHQKAPDESRVVLPNPLYHCLGSVGGTMVSLMHGVTLVLSSPVFDGKKALEAISRERGSFLYGTPTMFVDILNQPDFSSYDISAMCGGVIAGSPAPPELIRAIINKLNMKDLVVAYGTTENSPVTFMNFTEDTVEQKAESVGRIMPHTEAQIVNMKTGSLAELNTPGELCIRGYCVMMGYWGEPRKTDEAIGQDKWYRTGDIATMDEQGFCKIVGRSKDMIIRGGENIYPAELEDFFHTHPQVQEVQVVGVKDDRMGEEICACIRLKKGEETTAEEIKAFCKGKISHFKIPRYIVFVTDYPLTVSGKIQKFKLREQMEQHLNL, encoded by the exons ATGAGGTTGACCTTTGCCCAACTCAAGCAGCAG GTGGACAAAGCTGCTTCTGGGCTCCTGAGTATCGGCCTCTGCAAGGGTGACCGGCTGGGCATGTGGGGACCCAACTCCTACGCATGGGTACTCATGCAGCTAGCCACGGCCCAGGCAGGCATCATTCTG GTGTCTGTGAACCCAGCCTACCAAGCTATGGAACTAGAGTACGCCCTCAAGAAG GTGGGCTGCAAAGCCCTCGTGTTCCCCAAGCAATTCAAGACCCAGCAATACTACAACATCCTGAAGCAGATCTGTCCAGAGGTGGAGAAGGCCCAGCCAGGGGCCTTGAAGAGTCAGAG gctcccagaTCTGAGCACAGTCATCTCGTTGGACGCCCCTCTGCCTGGGACGCTGCTCCTGGATGAGGTGGTGGCAGCTGGCGATCAAGAACAGCATCTGGCCCGGCTCCGGCACACACAGCAGTTCCTGTCCTGCCATGACCCCATCAACATCCAGTTCACCTCG GGGACAACCGGCAGCCCAAAGGGGGCCACGCTTTCCCACTACAACATTGTCAACAACTCCAACATGATAGGGGAGCGCCTGAGGCTGCACCAGAAG GCACCAGACGAGTCGCGGGTGGTCCTGCCCAACCCATTGTACCACTGCCTGGGTTCCGTAGGGGGCACAATGGTGAGCTTGATGCACGGGGTCACCCTCGTCCTGTCCTCTCCGGTCTTTGATGGCAAGAAGGCGCTGGAGGCCATCAGCAGAGAGAG AGGCTCCTTCCTGTATGGCACCCCCACAATGTTCGTGGACATTCTGAACCAACCAGACTTCTCCAGTTATGACATCTCAGCCATGTGTGGAG GTGTGATCGCGGGGTCCCCTGCACCCCCAGAGCTGATCCGAGCCATCATCAACAAGCTGAACATGAAGGATCTGGTG GTGGCTTATGGAACAACAGAGAACAGTCCTGTGACCTTTATGAACTTCACCGAGGACACTGTGGAGCAGAAGGCAGAAAGTGTGGGCAGAATTATGCCTCACACAGAG GCCCAGATTGTAAACATGAAGACGGGATCACTGGCAGAGCTGAACACGCCTGGAGAGCTGTGCATCCGAGGGTACTGCGTCATGATGGGCTACTGGGGTGAGCCGCGGAAGACCGACGAGGCAATCGGACAGGACAAGTGGTATCGGACAGG AGACATCGCCACGATGGACGAGCAGGGCTTCTGCAAGATTGTGGGGCGCTCCAAGGATATGATCATCCGGGGCGGTGAGAACATCTACCCGGCCGAGCTcgaggacttctttcacacacatccACAGGTGCAGGAAGTGCAG GTGGTGGGAGTGAAGGATGACCGGATGGGGGAGGAAATCTGTGCCTGCATTCGGCTCAAGAAAGGGGAGGAGACTACAGCGGAGGAGATCAAGGCTTTCTGCAAAGGGAAG ATCTCCCACTTCAAGATTCCCCGATACATCGTGTTTGTCACAGACTACCCCCTCACTGTCTCAGGAAAG aTCCAGAAATTCAAACTTCGAGAGCAGATGGAACAACATCTAAACCTGTGA
- the ACSF2 gene encoding medium-chain acyl-CoA ligase ACSF2, mitochondrial isoform X4, which produces MAVYIGMLRLGRLCAGSPGVLGARVGLSRVWQEAKLWGVRPLSSREVARTAPLPVGGLSFVQGHTEVRLINKTVGQCLDAAAQRVPDQEALVVLHENMRLTFAQLKQQVDKAASGLLSIGLCKGDRLGMWGPNSYAWVLMQLATAQAGIILVSVNPAYQAMELEYALKKVGCKALVFPKQFKTQQYYNILKQICPEVEKAQPGALKSQRLPDLSTVISLDAPLPGTLLLDEVVAAGDQEQHLARLRHTQQFLSCHDPINIQFTSGTTGSPKGATLSHYNIVNNSNMIGERLRLHQKAPDESRVVLPNPLYHCLGSVGGTMVSLMHGVTLVLSSPVFDGKKALEAISRERGSFLYGTPTMFVDILNQPDFSSYDISAMCGGVIAGSPAPPELIRAIINKLNMKDLVVAYGTTENSPVTFMNFTEDTVEQKAESVGRIMPHTEAQIVNMKTGSLAELNTPGELCIRGYCVMMGYWGEPRKTDEAIGQDKWYRTGV; this is translated from the exons TTCCAGAGAGGTGGCTCGCACCGCCCCCCTGCCCGTCGGAGGCCTCAGCTTCGTCCAGGGCCACACCGAAGTGCGTCTTATTAACAAGACTGTGGGGCAGTGCCTGGATGCCgcagcacagagggtcccagaCCAAGAGGCCCTGGTTGTCCTCCACGAAAACATGAGGTTGACCTTTGCCCAACTCAAGCAGCAG GTGGACAAAGCTGCTTCTGGGCTCCTGAGTATCGGCCTCTGCAAGGGTGACCGGCTGGGCATGTGGGGACCCAACTCCTACGCATGGGTACTCATGCAGCTAGCCACGGCCCAGGCAGGCATCATTCTG GTGTCTGTGAACCCAGCCTACCAAGCTATGGAACTAGAGTACGCCCTCAAGAAG GTGGGCTGCAAAGCCCTCGTGTTCCCCAAGCAATTCAAGACCCAGCAATACTACAACATCCTGAAGCAGATCTGTCCAGAGGTGGAGAAGGCCCAGCCAGGGGCCTTGAAGAGTCAGAG gctcccagaTCTGAGCACAGTCATCTCGTTGGACGCCCCTCTGCCTGGGACGCTGCTCCTGGATGAGGTGGTGGCAGCTGGCGATCAAGAACAGCATCTGGCCCGGCTCCGGCACACACAGCAGTTCCTGTCCTGCCATGACCCCATCAACATCCAGTTCACCTCG GGGACAACCGGCAGCCCAAAGGGGGCCACGCTTTCCCACTACAACATTGTCAACAACTCCAACATGATAGGGGAGCGCCTGAGGCTGCACCAGAAG GCACCAGACGAGTCGCGGGTGGTCCTGCCCAACCCATTGTACCACTGCCTGGGTTCCGTAGGGGGCACAATGGTGAGCTTGATGCACGGGGTCACCCTCGTCCTGTCCTCTCCGGTCTTTGATGGCAAGAAGGCGCTGGAGGCCATCAGCAGAGAGAG AGGCTCCTTCCTGTATGGCACCCCCACAATGTTCGTGGACATTCTGAACCAACCAGACTTCTCCAGTTATGACATCTCAGCCATGTGTGGAG GTGTGATCGCGGGGTCCCCTGCACCCCCAGAGCTGATCCGAGCCATCATCAACAAGCTGAACATGAAGGATCTGGTG GTGGCTTATGGAACAACAGAGAACAGTCCTGTGACCTTTATGAACTTCACCGAGGACACTGTGGAGCAGAAGGCAGAAAGTGTGGGCAGAATTATGCCTCACACAGAG GCCCAGATTGTAAACATGAAGACGGGATCACTGGCAGAGCTGAACACGCCTGGAGAGCTGTGCATCCGAGGGTACTGCGTCATGATGGGCTACTGGGGTGAGCCGCGGAAGACCGACGAGGCAATCGGACAGGACAAGTGGTATCGGACAGG AGTCTAG
- the ACSF2 gene encoding medium-chain acyl-CoA ligase ACSF2, mitochondrial isoform X1, whose product MAVYIGMLRLGRLCAGSPGVLGARVGLSRVWQEAKLWGVRPLSSREVARTAPLPVGGLSFVQGHTEVRLINKTVGQCLDAAAQRVPDQEALVVLHENMRLTFAQLKQQVDKAASGLLSIGLCKGDRLGMWGPNSYAWVLMQLATAQAGIILVSVNPAYQAMELEYALKKVGCKALVFPKQFKTQQYYNILKQICPEVEKAQPGALKSQRLPDLSTVISLDAPLPGTLLLDEVVAAGDQEQHLARLRHTQQFLSCHDPINIQFTSGTTGSPKGATLSHYNIVNNSNMIGERLRLHQKAPDESRVVLPNPLYHCLGSVGGTMVSLMHGVTLVLSSPVFDGKKALEAISRERGSFLYGTPTMFVDILNQPDFSSYDISAMCGGVIAGSPAPPELIRAIINKLNMKDLVVAYGTTENSPVTFMNFTEDTVEQKAESVGRIMPHTEAQIVNMKTGSLAELNTPGELCIRGYCVMMGYWGEPRKTDEAIGQDKWYRTGDIATMDEQGFCKIVGRSKDMIIRGGENIYPAELEDFFHTHPQVQEVQVVGVKDDRMGEEICACIRLKKGEETTAEEIKAFCKGKISHFKIPRYIVFVTDYPLTVSGKIQKFKLREQMEQHLNL is encoded by the exons TTCCAGAGAGGTGGCTCGCACCGCCCCCCTGCCCGTCGGAGGCCTCAGCTTCGTCCAGGGCCACACCGAAGTGCGTCTTATTAACAAGACTGTGGGGCAGTGCCTGGATGCCgcagcacagagggtcccagaCCAAGAGGCCCTGGTTGTCCTCCACGAAAACATGAGGTTGACCTTTGCCCAACTCAAGCAGCAG GTGGACAAAGCTGCTTCTGGGCTCCTGAGTATCGGCCTCTGCAAGGGTGACCGGCTGGGCATGTGGGGACCCAACTCCTACGCATGGGTACTCATGCAGCTAGCCACGGCCCAGGCAGGCATCATTCTG GTGTCTGTGAACCCAGCCTACCAAGCTATGGAACTAGAGTACGCCCTCAAGAAG GTGGGCTGCAAAGCCCTCGTGTTCCCCAAGCAATTCAAGACCCAGCAATACTACAACATCCTGAAGCAGATCTGTCCAGAGGTGGAGAAGGCCCAGCCAGGGGCCTTGAAGAGTCAGAG gctcccagaTCTGAGCACAGTCATCTCGTTGGACGCCCCTCTGCCTGGGACGCTGCTCCTGGATGAGGTGGTGGCAGCTGGCGATCAAGAACAGCATCTGGCCCGGCTCCGGCACACACAGCAGTTCCTGTCCTGCCATGACCCCATCAACATCCAGTTCACCTCG GGGACAACCGGCAGCCCAAAGGGGGCCACGCTTTCCCACTACAACATTGTCAACAACTCCAACATGATAGGGGAGCGCCTGAGGCTGCACCAGAAG GCACCAGACGAGTCGCGGGTGGTCCTGCCCAACCCATTGTACCACTGCCTGGGTTCCGTAGGGGGCACAATGGTGAGCTTGATGCACGGGGTCACCCTCGTCCTGTCCTCTCCGGTCTTTGATGGCAAGAAGGCGCTGGAGGCCATCAGCAGAGAGAG AGGCTCCTTCCTGTATGGCACCCCCACAATGTTCGTGGACATTCTGAACCAACCAGACTTCTCCAGTTATGACATCTCAGCCATGTGTGGAG GTGTGATCGCGGGGTCCCCTGCACCCCCAGAGCTGATCCGAGCCATCATCAACAAGCTGAACATGAAGGATCTGGTG GTGGCTTATGGAACAACAGAGAACAGTCCTGTGACCTTTATGAACTTCACCGAGGACACTGTGGAGCAGAAGGCAGAAAGTGTGGGCAGAATTATGCCTCACACAGAG GCCCAGATTGTAAACATGAAGACGGGATCACTGGCAGAGCTGAACACGCCTGGAGAGCTGTGCATCCGAGGGTACTGCGTCATGATGGGCTACTGGGGTGAGCCGCGGAAGACCGACGAGGCAATCGGACAGGACAAGTGGTATCGGACAGG AGACATCGCCACGATGGACGAGCAGGGCTTCTGCAAGATTGTGGGGCGCTCCAAGGATATGATCATCCGGGGCGGTGAGAACATCTACCCGGCCGAGCTcgaggacttctttcacacacatccACAGGTGCAGGAAGTGCAG GTGGTGGGAGTGAAGGATGACCGGATGGGGGAGGAAATCTGTGCCTGCATTCGGCTCAAGAAAGGGGAGGAGACTACAGCGGAGGAGATCAAGGCTTTCTGCAAAGGGAAG ATCTCCCACTTCAAGATTCCCCGATACATCGTGTTTGTCACAGACTACCCCCTCACTGTCTCAGGAAAG aTCCAGAAATTCAAACTTCGAGAGCAGATGGAACAACATCTAAACCTGTGA